DNA from Alnus glutinosa chromosome 2, dhAlnGlut1.1, whole genome shotgun sequence:
taaagatcttTCGTTTTTTAGCATAAGAATTGCTACTAGAATGAAACAAATTTAGCCCTAAAAGCAACAATCAAAAATCCAAAAGTACACGAATCAAGAAACGGAAAGCTCCATCACTGATCAAAACCCAGAAAAAACACGCACACAAATATACCCATAACATAAGCAACAATAGAaaatgtaacgacccgctttttacaaaaaaacgtaaatgaaaatttcgattttcacgtatCGTTATGACGTCAACAAcgacgtcatcagagtataaattaaCAGCGAAAAACATTCTTCTTTTACATTAatacatcagagctgactgaataaactcaatatagaaaataataacCATTTGTTCTGCTATAATAAAATACATTCAAATAACAATATGCATACTACATGCGGCACAAACATTACATAAGCATGGTATATAAAATCTACAAATTAAAGGTCTCGTCCTTAATCAACCTAGCGTCTTTGTTCCTGCAAAACTCATATGCGATTGTGGttcacaccacaatctcatgctgtggtcgagtgagtcaacggtcaTCAACCACAGTGACACACTGATTTAtataaccatatacaatgcatccAAATGATGACATATATATTCACATACACATAATCATTTCCGCATACAATCATGCTTATTCCTCTACATTAATTATTCACATACTCAAAACCATCTCTTGTTAACACATCATTAGCGTTATTTTCTCTgctaatttaacatactattaGCGCTATTTTCTTCGCTAATTTAACATATCATTAGCGCTATCTTTTCGCTAATACAGAGCTCTACCTCCATAATTGCTTTTCTCAATTaatccttcaacctttggttcatCCATCGGTTTTATCAATaaattgatgccttggtacctaaactttcggtTTATCCATCGGTCTAGCCAACCTCTTGGCGCCTTGGTACATAAACCTTAGTTTATCCGTTGGTCTACTCAATCCACTAAAGCCTTGGTActtaaacctccagtctttttattaacaaacTCACATCACACCATCATATAATCATGTCAACAACATCATATGCATAATTCAAACCGAAACATGTTACATGTATTAAATGTCAAACATCAAATagcatacaatcaaataaagctgagatcactagtcattaaagactaaaccacacgtatcattctcagtgagtaagaaatactcacaatcCTTTTTGTACAGTCTCTCAactcatcatctgcaataaatacatacatatacacataaagTGTTAATATCATCATTcacaaatcctaattctatttataTAATTAGATATCATTATCTTCTAAAGATcattatattaattatcatCATAGAATTCATTATTCATAATATCCGACCTTGTTTACTGAAAGGATACCACAATTACTCCCAAATAGCTATGCTTAGCCATGACAACAACACCACAAAAATAGAGGACCTACAACCAATGGGTTCAACAAGAACCTAAACTTACAACCAAACTCAATACCCTTTCGATTAAAACCCCAAGTCCTCAAAACACAACTTAACCAAAATCCAAAGACTCCAAAGGGAAATAACACTCAACTGGGTAAACAGGGAATACAATCTAAAACTACTACAACTCCAAATCAAAACATCACAATACAATTCAAACATCACCAAGGACCCACTGTCAACTTCCACCAAAAACAGGGAAATTCCTTAAACCTCCAAATGCACGGTTCTACCCAAAATTCATCAACAACCCACAAGAAATCAGATCATCACCACATAGCCCTAACCTATTCATCAATACTCAGCCAAAATCACAACACTCAATTAATCCAAAACACTGCTCAATACACTACATGGCCAGCACACAACACACATAAAAATCCCATACTCCATCTCAACACGCACACTGGCCGATCAAGAACACCAACACCCAAATCAGCAACTGGCCGAACAGGGGAGATAAATCAAACCTACAAATCAGTCCATATATAGCCAACAACAGTGAATCCATAAAATACTCAATCCGCCAAGATCAAACCACAGCAAATATCTCAACCCAAAATCAGTAACTGGCCAAAATCAACACAAGCCCAAACATATACGGCCGAGTGAAAACCCAAGACACCAAATCATAAAATCAACcaataaatcaaacaaattttCAAGAGTTATTTACCTAGAGGATTTTCCTAGAAAATCCACCCGAAATCGCTACTGGACCCCCGGAAAATCGCTCCTGGAGGACAGGGTCTTCCTCACGGTTCAGCGGGTCACGGGTCTCGGGTTCGAGGGGTTCTGGGTTACGGGTCTTTGTGGTTCGGCCGGAAAACACTTTGGCCCGCCGGAAATCGGCTTCTGGTTCGCCGGAAGTCCACTGGAACTGCCGGAAATTGCGCCGGACTCCACCACCGAAGGATCGGGCCACACGGGTTCACGAACCGCCCgggttctctctctcgggtctggcgggttgcgggttACGAGCTCGCCGGAAATCGGCTCCCCCTGCTTCACCGGCGTCAAtccatggaggatcggacctcccCTAGGTTACAGGTACTCCGGTTCCATCTCCGGCTCCCTCTCAATCTCCCCGAATCTCTCTCTCAGCaccttctctgtttctctcctctctcaatctctcgatgtctcatctctctgtctctccacTCTCTCTGTCTGCGGGTCTTTGTACACGGGcgagaaaagaagaacaagaagaagaaacgaagaaggaagaaagaagaaataatgaAAGAAGAGGTGTGTGCTGTGTATActattttaatgatttaatccaactcaataaaattataatccGAGTCCGTTTTGGAtttatttcatttcattataatattattacctcaataatattataataccataaatatatatattaaatatgtaAATTGGACAATATCATTAAACATAGTAAATATTATACaataatattacacattaatattattcaacAATACTATCATATCAATTAATCCACTGATTAATTTCGTCTGTCTATTAAATAATCCAACAATATTAttagtctaataatattattctttatttatagaatcaaggtttataaataataagaccaaagaatatttattttcataaatatttatgtattccttattatttatcggggattaaAATATCGTATTTAAAGCCGCGTATTTTATTAACAACTAGACCTGAATATTGTATCCTACAATATTAAGCCATTCGAGTGTCGAGTCTTGAGAATCaaacgtcaattctagacttgtctattttactcagtctcaaattctaattttagacattttattttatttcttaaaatcaGTGGCATTACATAAAATCTAGAAATACATGAATCAAGAAATGGAAAGCTCAATCATTCATCAAAACCCAATAAGAAAACACACATATAAGCAAaacccaaataaataataataataataataataataataataataaaaaaaggtaattacttttttcccccatgaactaccaacttttgcgcaaaacccccacaaactaccaactcgaccaaaatagatgATTCAACTACCAAACGCAACTATTTTCCCCCATTTCGTTAGTTAGAGGGttaaacaaacggtcaacgggtcacgtgaccgtcacatgccATTTTACAtggggggcatgttggaagatggtggtagtttatgggggcatgttggaagatggtggtagttcatggggggaaaataggaagaaaatgaaggtaaaacagcatgtgacagtcacgtgacccgttgaccgtttgttttaacccattTTACTGACAGAATtgggaaaaatggttgtctttagtagttgaatgctctattttggtcaagtaggtagtttgtgggggctttgcgcaaaagttggtagttcattgggggaaaatgtaattacccaaaaaaaaaatggaggaaagCAAAAGCAAATAATGTTTAGTTAATTAGATATTTGACAGCATGTGTACATatcaaaaacaacaacaaaaaatagcaagaaTTGAACAAAAGCCCAAATGAAAAGTAGGTCCTATGTGATTGTCTCAATCAGCTAAAGCGTGCATACGTGTAATTGAACAAAGATTATTCAGTGATCGCATCCAATATAATGGCTAGTTGGTTAGCAGAGAATAAGAAGAATGAAGACCACAGCTAAGATAGGATCGAAATGCACCATTTAGTTGGTTGTTACATGCCTAAGTTCCTAAAAAGAAGATGGTGATTCAAAgatagagagaagaagaagctagaagCTCTCAGACATAGGTCCTTGATACCAAGGCTCAAGGAATCGTGAGGGAGCTCCACGTATCCAATCTGCAGGGAACAACTTAAGGTGTGCGCTCCAGCTGGAAGGGGTATACGAGTAATTCAATAGTCAGGatttatttgtaatttcttattgttattttcatttCCCTAAATCCATTCCAAAATAGTCGACTGGAACGTGTAATGGGCTAATGCTCAAATGCAAGAAAGAAGGGAGAAGGGGCTTTGTTACCATTGTGATGACAAATACTAGCCCAAACATCTATGTAACAAGCCCAAATTATATCTACTTGAAGGCGTAGAATGGGAGGAAAAAGGAGAAATGCTAGAAGAAGAATGAGCACTGGTTGTTCACGAGGAACCACTGCAGGAAGAAGTGGAGGAAGGAGAGTTGCTTGGCATTTCCCTACATGCACTAGCTGGTTCTTCAGCACCCTGCACTATGAGATTGATTGGTAAAGTGGGTTTCTCAAGAGGTGATAGTGCTGATTGACACAGGAAGTACTCATAGTTTTGTAGACCCAAATGCAGCAAGAAAGGCTTATCTATCAGCCGATAGGGAGGGGCAGCTGATAGTAATGGTAGCAGATGGGGCTACCCTCTCTTGCCAAGGTCACTGTAAGGCAGTTTCTATTCTCCTACAAGGTTGTTCCTTCAACTCTACTCTTTATCTTTTACCTTTAGGAGGTTGTGACATGGTTTTGGAGGTGGATTGGTTAAGGATTCTTGGTCCTATTCTATGGGATTTCACGGGTCTTACTATGAGATTCACTTATCTCAACAGAGAAGTTCAGTTGCAGGGTTTAACACTATCTCCAGATTTGCTGGATGCAAGGGATATAATTCCCAAGTCCACAGGAGCAGATTGCAAGGGGTTATGAGTATAATTAATGATTGTCACCAGGCAGCCTAACAAGGCCTTGCTGCAACCGGCCGTTCAGGAGCTCTTGGGAAAATACGCAGTGCTCTTCAAGGATCCCGAAGGATTGCCTCCAATCCGAAGCTATGACCACAAAATCAGCCTACAAGAAGGGGCTAAATCTACTTGGGTAAGGCCATACCGCTACCCAtatcaccaaaaagaaaaaattgagaagcTAGTAAGGGAGATGTTGAGTTCAGGGGTCATTAGGCCAAGCCAAAGCCCTTACTCGTCCCCGGTGTTGCTGGTGAGGAAAGTGGACGGGAGTTGGCGTATGTGTGTGGACTATAGGGCACTCAATCGGGATACCATCAAAGATAAGTACCCTATTCCAAATATTGATGAATTATTAGATGAGTTACATGGggctattattttttctaagctagGCCTTAGGTCCGGATATCATCAAATCCGGATGAGACCTGAGGATATCACAAAAACTGCCTTTCGAACACACGAAGGGCACTATGAATTCCTAGTACTGCCCTTCAGACTCACAAATGCACCATCTACATTTCAGGGGTTAATGAATGAGGTGTTTAGGCCATACTTAAAGAAATTTGTGTTGGTTTTCTTTGATGACATCCTAGTATATAGCAGAAATATTATGGAACATCTTAAGCATCTCAAGTTAGTCTTAGAGGCCTTAAAACAACATCAATTATATGACAAAATGTCAAAATGTTCATTTGGGAGTTTGGAGGTGGATTATTTGGGTCATTTGATTTCGGAGGAAAGAGTTAAAGCGGATCCAACAAAAATAGAAGCCATGATAAATTGGCCTTACCCTAGAACCCCTAAGGCTTTATGGGGATTCTTAGGCTTAACCGGTTATTATAGGAAATTTGTCAAGGGATATGGAGGGATTGCAGCCCCATTAACAGCCCttataaagaaaaattcttTTGGGTGGAATGATTAAGCGGAGGaagcttttaaaatttgaaaaaaaattatgtcaacCCCACCGGTTCTAGGTCTTCCTAATTTCACTAAGAAATTTGTGATTGAGTGTGACGCATCGGGAAGAGGAATAGGGGCGGTACTGATGCAGGAAGGGAAACCATTAGCTTATCTAAGCCAAGGGTTAAAGGGAAAAAGCCTATTCTTATCCACCTATGAAAAGGAATTGCTAGCCTTAGTTATGGCAGTCAGAAAGTGGAGGCACTACATTTTGGGATAGACTTTCACTGTCCGTATAGATCAACAAGCATTAAAGTTCCTATTGGAGCAAAGGGTGGGTACTCCAGCATAGCAAAAGTGGGTATCTAAGCTTCTTGGCTATGATTTTTCAGTGGAATACAAAAGGGGAAGGGAGAACAAGGCTGCAGATGCACTATCCAGGGTTCAACTCAACAATGAAGATGGGGATGCAGATGAAATGCCAGAATCAAATTCAAATGCAAACCCAACAACACAGGATCTAGGACAGGAGATGCAAACAGAAACAGAATTAGCAGATTCTAACACAGGCAAACAAGAAACACAAATGCAAGCACAGGCAATAAGTACATTCAAAGCCGACTGGCTGGAAGAACTCAGGAAAACTTATCTTGATGATCCACAACTCCAGGATCTACTGCTACAATTCCAGGAAGGTGCCCTCTATCCAGTGAAGTTCCACCTCCAGGGAATGTGATGTATGCCAAAGAAATAAGGTGGAAAACAACCACCCAGTTGGATTGTTACAGCCTTTACCAATACCTACTCAAGTCTGGACTGAGGTGAACATGGATTTTATTGAAGGTCTTCCTCACTCACAAAGGAGGAATGTAATTATGGTGGTAGTCGACCGATTGAGTAAGTATGCCCATTTTATTCCCTTGACTCATCCCTATACTGTAGTATCGATTGCAAAGCTCTTCCTAGATAATGTTTTCAAACTACATGGGTTACCCAAATCCATAGTGAATGACAGAGATCCGATCTTTACAAGCAATTTCTGGCGGGATCTTTTCCGTCTGAGTGGCACTGACCTCTTAATGAGCTCAGCTTACCACCCCCAGACAGACGGTCAGACAGAAATTATGAATAAGGGTTTGGAAGGTTATCTAAGAAGCTTTATAGGGGATCGACCTAAGGATTGGATGCAGTGGCTCTCTTTAGCTGAATGGGCCTACAATACTTCGGAGCACACCTCTACTAGGCTAACCCCTTTTGAAGTTGTTTACGGGTATCAACCTCCAAGGCTGCTACCCTATGAACCAGGAACATCCAATGTTCAATTGGAAGAAGAAACCCTAAAATCCAGGGAGTTCATACTGACCCTAATCAGGGAAAATCTAACTGATGCTCAGTCAAGAATGAAGTATTTTGCAGATAAAAATCGAACTCCTCGTGAGTTCAAGGTAAGGGATTGGGTCTATCTTAGAATCCGGCCGTACCGGCAGATGTCGGTATCCCTAAGGCGCAACCTAAAGCTCTCTCCTAGATACTATGGGCCATTTAAAGTAATTCAGAAGATCGGCACTGTGGCCTACAAACTAGACTTACCGTCGATCTCGCAAATCTATCCGATATTCCATGTTTCAAATCTCAAGCAACAATTAGGAGCTCGGATGGCACCTCTAGGTACCCTACCCGTCCTCACACCAGAAGGAACCTTAACCCCAGAACCTGAAAAGATACTCACCAGGCGAATGAAACGGAAAGGGAACCGAGCAGTCACCGAGGTACTCACTCAATGGAAGGGAATGCTAGACAAAGAGGCGACATGGAAAGAACTGGAAACTCTTCACCATCGTTTTCCagaccttgtgggcaaggtcttTTGATACAATGGAGTGTGTTACATGCCTAAGTTCCTAAGGAGAAGAGGGTGATTcagagatagagagaagaaGAACCTAGAAGCTCTTAGACATGGGTCCTTAATACCAGGGCTCAAGGAATCGTGAGGGAGCTCCACGAATCCAATCTGCAGGGAACAACTTAGGGTGCGCGCTCCAGCTGGAAGGGGTATAAGAGTAATTCAATAGCCAGGGTTTATTTGTAATTTCttattgttattttcatttCCCTAAATCCATTCCAAGATAGTCGACTGGAACGTGTGGTGGGATGATGCCCATTATGTTAGTGGGTCAGTTATCTTTGAGGGTTAGTGGGTATTGCCACTACTGGCAGTTACCCAACTCTGGTATGTTAACACATGAGAAAAGGAAGGAATTATCTTTTGGAGTATCAAGCATATAGCCGTGTGCTTATGTGAATGGAGGGATAGCCCCTTGAAGAGCTgctttattctttttccatTATCAAACACACAAGTTCATAACATTGGTAGGTTCCGTTGCTTCAGGCTCTTCCTCTTCTTGCTCGTCGACAAGATAGAACTAGGGCAGCACGCAGGGAGAGACTAAAACTCACCGTTttgtctttctttatttttgtttgttgtttttgcaGATTCCTAATGGATTTAAGAAAGAGATACTTGTACTACTGGTCCTTATGATTGATCTAAATTACGAATCTTTCTTTGTAatacaaaaatttcataaaagagTTTTTgtaataaactataattacaaatcacttcttaAACCCATTTTTTGTCATTAACATAATCTATTAGTTTGCCACGGTAAGACAACCTCTATATATCATTTGTATCGTAATCCACTAATGGActttgttaacttggt
Protein-coding regions in this window:
- the LOC133860400 gene encoding uncharacterized protein LOC133860400, with protein sequence MIVTRQPNKALLQPAVQELLGKYAVLFKDPEGLPPIRSYDHKISLQEGAKSTWVRPYRYPYHQKEKIEKLVREMLSSGVIRPSQSPYSSPVLLVRKVDGSWLEYKRGRENKAADALSRVQLNNEDGDADEMPESNSNANPTTQDLGQEMQTETELADSNTGKQETQMQAQAISTFKADWLEELRKTYLDDPQLQDLLLQFQEGALYPVKFHLQGM